The DNA region CTTTTAAAAATTGAACAATATTACCTTTTTTTTCATCATAAATTTCTATAATGTTTTTTACTGAAGGACCGGCAGTTTTACTATCAATGGCGTGACAAGCAACGCATGTTTTTTCAGTAAACAATTTTTTACCCATGGCTATTTGAGCGTCTTTATCAGAAGCTGCATCGGTAGAAGTTGTTTCTTTCACTTCCTCTTTTACAGTTTCAACATCCTTTTTAACTTCTTCTTTCTTTTTGTCACCACAACTTGCAACTATCATTGATAGAGCAATAAATAATATTGATAATTTCTTCATAATTTTAGTTTTTAAATTCAAGTGTAAATTTAGTTAAATAATAACTTCTTAACCTTAAAATTCAATAGATATTGCTATACCTTTTATAATTTAGATATATTCTAAATAATTTAGATATAGAATTTTTTGGTTATTAAAATTAATCGTAAAAATTGATTAGATTTGACATCATAAAACACAGCAGATGTTAGAAAGATTAAATATTGTAAAACAACGTTTTGATGAGGTCTCTGATTTAATTATCCAACCAGATATTATCACAGACCAAAAGAGGTATGTAAAACTTAATAAAGAATATAAAGACCTTAAAACGATTGTTGACAAAGGTGAAGAATATAAAACCATATTGAGCAGAGTAGAAGAAGCAAAGGAAATTATCGATGATGGTTCTGATGCTGAAATGACCGAAATGGCAGAAATACAATTAAGTGAAGCTTCAGAGAAATTAGAGAAGTTAGAAGCGGATATAAAACTTATGCTAATACCTAAAGACCCTGAAGATGCTAAAGATGTAATGGTTGAAATTAGAGCAGGTACTGGTGGAGATGAAGCTAGTATTTTTGCAGGAGATTTATACAGAATGTATACTAAATTCTGTTCTGATAAAGGCTGGAAAACTGAGTTAGTTGATGTTAGTGAAGGTACATCAGGTGGATTTAAAGAAGTTATTTTTAGTATTTCTGGTGAAGATGTATATGGTGATATGAAATTTGAAGCAGGTGTGCACCGTGTACAACGCGTACCACAAACTGAAACTCAAGGTAGAGTTCACACTTCTGCTGCAACGGTAATGGTGTTGCCAGAAGCTGAAGAGTTTGATGTGGAACTCGATATGAAAGATGTAAAAATTATAAGAACTACATCTACAGGGCCAGGCGGGCAAAGTGTAAATACTACGTATTCGGCAATTCAATTGAAACACATTCCTACAGGTATTGAGGCCAAGTGTCAAGATCAAAAATCGCAACATAAAAATTTAGAAAAAGCGATAAAAGTTTTACGCTCTAGACTATACGAAGCGGAATTAGCCAAGAAACAGGCCGAAGATTCTGCTAGACGTAAAAGTATGGTTTCCAGTGGAGATAGATCTGCAAAAATCAGAACTTATAATTATCCGCAAGGTCGTGTTACCGAACATAGAATAGGGTTAACCTTGTATGATCTTAGCA from Aureibaculum sp. 2308TA14-22 includes:
- a CDS encoding c-type cytochrome; protein product: MKKLSILFIALSMIVASCGDKKKEEVKKDVETVKEEVKETTSTDAASDKDAQIAMGKKLFTEKTCVACHAIDSKTAGPSVKNIIEIYDEKKGNIVQFLKGNADPIVDTDPGQVAIMKGNLDSFVKDMKPEELQALSAYMRDAAK
- the prfA gene encoding peptide chain release factor 1, with the protein product MLERLNIVKQRFDEVSDLIIQPDIITDQKRYVKLNKEYKDLKTIVDKGEEYKTILSRVEEAKEIIDDGSDAEMTEMAEIQLSEASEKLEKLEADIKLMLIPKDPEDAKDVMVEIRAGTGGDEASIFAGDLYRMYTKFCSDKGWKTELVDVSEGTSGGFKEVIFSISGEDVYGDMKFEAGVHRVQRVPQTETQGRVHTSAATVMVLPEAEEFDVELDMKDVKIIRTTSTGPGGQSVNTTYSAIQLKHIPTGIEAKCQDQKSQHKNLEKAIKVLRSRLYEAELAKKQAEDSARRKSMVSSGDRSAKIRTYNYPQGRVTEHRIGLTLYDLSNIINGDIHKIIEELKLAENAEKLKESGEVL